One region of Oryza sativa Japonica Group chromosome 10, ASM3414082v1 genomic DNA includes:
- the LOC107277604 gene encoding disease resistance protein RPM1, whose product MAEAVILLAVKKIGVALGNEAINQATSYFKKFVTQLTELQGSMGRIKRELRLMHEFLSRMDVRNRNNQTYEIWVEEVRMLVHRIEDIVDDYLHLVGHKQDTGWGTYLKKGFKRPNVLFSLNRIASSIKDAEANLVHLFQAKERWVWMAGGRATGSKSSSYIIETSRHLANISRSLDEDLVGVDENIRKLHEWLTSDELQREVIALHGMGGLGKTALAANVYRNEREKFECHAWVSISQTYSIKDVLKCLVTELDLKKKIQGNIGDMDTATLQNELKKFLMDQKYLIVLDDVWVPETVNDLFSIFVSNLKGSRVLVTTRIDGVAHLAFPDKRITLEPLSEKKSWELFCKTAFPRDKNHECPTKLTVLAQQIVSKCEGLPLAIVSVGRLLFVRDKTEEEFRRIQNQLDWELINNPSLEHVRNILYLSYIYLPTHLKSCFLYCSMFPEDYLITRKKLIRWWVAEGFIEERGGNTMEEVAEEYLKELVHRNMLQLIEMNGFGRIKSFRMHDIVRELAIDLCRKEHFGCSYNCENKHGKFLEGKDERRVVIHKLDKHINQAILNECHSLRCLITLDEATPPSPCLLHLVADKCRYMSVLELTGLPIEKVPDAIGDLFNLRHLGLRGSKVKHLPNSIEKLSNLLTLDLNETEIQEVPNGIVKLKKLRHLFVEKMNELYGREFRPRTGVRIHKGLEKLNELQTLQGLEVQDEVSLRRLGELRQMRSIRIWGVKESYCESLCESLQQMEFLSFLSVNASGKEEVLKLDGLNPLPPNLRKLNLRGILAEAGMLLGSPAAGDQNNHSLYSVHLSWSQLIEDPLPSLSRWSSLTDLMLTRAYVGEQFVFHQGWFPNLKELVLRDMPDLKRLEIHDGAMTSLQDLTLVNLSGLTEVPSGIELLSTLKNLGFWEITQDFLAALRQCHRIHHMQWWYSVRGETDGAL is encoded by the coding sequence ATGGCTGAGGCTGTGATTCTTTTAGCTGTCAAGAAGATTGGTGTTGCCCTGGGGAATGAGGCAATCAATCAGGCCACTTCatatttcaaaaaatttgtcaCACAACTGACAGAGCTTCAAGGTAGCATGGGACGCATCAAGAGAGAGCTTAGGCTGATGCATGAGTTTCTTTCCCGAATGGATGTCCGCAATCGCAACAATCAGACATATGAAATCTGGGTGGAGGAGGTCAGAATGTTAGTCCATCGGATTGAGGACATCGTGGATGATTACTTGCATCTTGTTGGCCACAAACAAGACACTGGATGGGGTACCTATCTGAAGAAAGGATTCAAGAGACCAAATGTTCTGTTCTCTTTAAACAGGATAGCTTCATCGATCAAGGACGCTGAGGCCAATTTAGTGCACTTGTTCCAAGCCAAAGAACGATGGGTGTGGATGGCTGGTGGAAGGGCTACTGGCAGCAAAAGCTCAAGCTATATTATTGAGACGTCTCGACATCTAGCTAATATTTCACGCTCCCTCGATGAAGATCTTGTGGGGGTCGATGAAAACATAAGAAAACTACATGAGTGGCTAACAAGTGATGAGTTGCAACGTGAGGTGATAGCGCTGCATGGGATGGGGGGTCTTGGTAAAACGGCTTTGGCAGCCAATGTGTACAGGAATGAGAGAGAAAAGTTTGAATGCCATGCTTGGGTCTCCATCTCTCAAACTTATTCCATCAAGGATGTTCTAAAATGTTTGGTCACTGAATTagatttaaaaaagaaaattcaggGTAACATTGGTGACATGGATACTGCAACTCTCCAAAATGAACTGAAGAAATTCCTGATGGATCAGAAGTATTTGATCGTATTGGATGATGTTTGGGTACCAGAAACTGTCAACGACTTGTTTAGCATATTTGTTTCAAATCTCAAGGGGAGCAGAGTTCTCGTGACAACACGCATTGATGGTGTAGCCCACCTCGCTTTCCCGGACAAGAGGATAACACTAGAGCCTCTATCAGAAAAAAAGTCATGGGAACTCTTTTGTAAGACGGCTTTTCCAAGAGATAAAAACCATGAGTGTCCCACAAAACTGACAGTACTAGCACAACAAATAGTTAGTAAATGTGAAGGCTTACCTCTTGCAATTGTCTCTGTCGGTAGGCTCCTCTTTGTGCGTGACAAGACCGAAGAGGAATTTAGACGCATACAAAACCAGCTTGATTGGGAACTAATCAACAACCCAAGCCTGGAACATGTTCGGAATATCCTTTACTTGAGCTACATCTACCTTCCAACACATTTGAAAAGTTGCTTCTTGTATTGTAGTATGTTTCCGGAGGACTATCTTATAACAAGAAAGAAGCTTATACGGTGGTGGGTAGCAGAAGGGTTCATAGAGGAGAGAGGTGGAAACACAATGGAGGAAGTGGCAGAAGAGTATCTCAAGGAATTGGTTCACAGGAATATGTTGCAGCTTATTGAAATGAATGGATTTGGCAGGATAAAATCATTCAGAATGCATGATATTGTACGTGAGTTGGCAATTGATTTGTGCCGCAAAGAGCACTTCGGTTGTTCATACAATTGTGAGAATAAACATGGTAAATTTCTTGAGGGGAAGGACGAACGCCGCGTGGTAATACATAAATTAGACAAGCATATTAATCAAGCCATTTTGAATGAATGTCATAGCCTCCGGTGTTTGATCACATTGGACGAAGCGACACCACCATCACCATGTCTGCTACATTTGGTAGCAGACAAATGTAGGTATATGTCAGTACTTGAGTTAACTGGACTACCCATTGAAAAAGTTCCTGATGCTATTGGTGATCTATTTAACCTTCGACATCTTGGCCTACGGGGTTCAAAGGTGAAGCACCTCCCAAATTCTATAGAGAAGCTCTCTAACTTGCTGACGCTAGATCTCAACGAAACGGAAATACAAGAAGTGCCAAATGGGATTGTTAAGCTAAAGAAGCTTAGGCATTTGTTTGTTGAGAAAATGAATGAATTATATGGGAGAGAATTCCGGCCTCGCACTGGTGTGCGCATCCATAAAGGCCTAGAGAAGCTGAATGAGTTACAGACGCTTCAAGGACTAGAAGTTCAAGACGAAGTGTCCTTGAGGCGCTTAGGGGAGCTGAGACAGATGAGAAGCATCCGGATATGGGGTGTCAAGGAAAGCTACTGTGAAAGCCTCTGCGAGTCCCTGCAGCAGATGGAGTTTTTATCCTTCTTAAGTGTCAATGCAAGTGGCAAGGAGGAAGTCCTCAAATTGGATGGTCTAAACCCGCTGCCTCCAAACCTTCGAAAGCTTAACTTGCGTGGGATACTGGCAGAAGCAGGCATGTTGTTGGGTTCACCTGCAGCAGGAGATCAAAATAACCACTCGTTGTATTCAGTGCATCTATCGTGGTCTCAGCTGATAGAGGACCCACTGCCATCCCTCTCTAGGTGGTCAAGTCTGACGGACCTAATGTTGACAAGAGCATATGTTGGGGAGCAGTTTGTCTTCCACCAAGGGTGGTTTCCCAACCTCAAGGAACTCGTTTTAAGGGACATGCCTGATCTGAAGCGCCTGGAAATACACGATGGTGCCATGACAAGCCTGCAAGATCTAACTCTTGTTAACCTCAGTGGCTTGACAGAGGTTCCATCTGGCATCGAGTTACTTTCCACCCTCAAAAACCTGGGCTTTTGGGAGATCACCCAAGACTTCCTTGCAGCTTTGCGCCAATGCCATAGAATTCACCATATGCAGTGGTGGTACAGTGTACGGGGGGAGACAGATGGAGCTCTCTGA